A stretch of DNA from Mycobacterium senriense:
CTTGGACACCAGCCCGTGGCCGAGGTAGGCGCGTTGCCCCCGATGGAGGAAGTTGGGGTCGGTCAGCAGCGTCAGCCCGCCCGCCGAGATCAGCGTGGTGGCGTTGCCGACGAACGTGACGGTGATGTCCATAGCCGCGGGCTACCCGGTCTCGCGTCGTCCATACCAGCCGGCGGGGTCATGGTGTCGAGGTCGCTTTCGTCTCGGCCGCGGATTCGATGACCTTCTCTGCAGCGGCGTAAGCGGCGGGCCACCACTTCGCCAGCATCGTCAGTTCGGCTGCTTCCTGTCGAAGTGTCGCCGCCCGGGACGCGACGATCCGTGTCGAGTCGACGTCGGGGGGTTGTGGCGCGACGCCGGCAGCTTTGGCTCTGGCGGCGTAGGCCAGGCGCAGGGCTGAGATGGCCGCGTCGTGGTCGTGCGCCGGCACCTTATGGGGCTCGGTGAGAAAATGCATCAGATCATCGTCGGGTATTGCACGCAGATATGGGCGCAGTCCCAAGATGGCGTCGCGGATCTCAACGACGGTCTGGTGCAGCTGCAACTCCGTCTTTTGGCGCCCGGGCTCGTCGTCGTCGGGTTTGAAGACACATTCTGGGACAACAACTCTCATGGCCTGTCGCAGCGGCTGCAACTGGCGCCAGCTGCGGCTGATCTGATCGAGTCCGAGGGAACGACGCAGCTTTATCGCGAGCGGGACGGGGGCGATCACGAACAGGCTGAAGATCATGTAGAAAAAGTAGGACGCGTGGTATTGCTGCCGGAAGCCGTCGGTATTCGTCCAGCCAAGTAGGTCGGAAATTTGCAGGGCGGCTTCCTGGAGCGCGGTCAC
This window harbors:
- a CDS encoding DUF6545 domain-containing protein, producing the protein MSASTVPGIIAWPLIAFMMLVLLGRYRWCNSNLYEKYFNCTLALMLLAQLLREHVVQGLLVRSAFMTMPGTWQLGTAVLSYSYSEFIGFTLLWSGLSEAETRRKHRYYRLAGVLLAVGLLVFGTRARMAAQSLEFASGWDSVTTLTCFIAMPMALVTRVIWNSLRELRIAASRREHLIAISTLAMGLTAVVTALQEAALQISDLLGWTNTDGFRQQYHASYFFYMIFSLFVIAPVPLAIKLRRSLGLDQISRSWRQLQPLRQAMRVVVPECVFKPDDDEPGRQKTELQLHQTVVEIRDAILGLRPYLRAIPDDDLMHFLTEPHKVPAHDHDAAISALRLAYAARAKAAGVAPQPPDVDSTRIVASRAATLRQEAAELTMLAKWWPAAYAAAEKVIESAAETKATSTP